In Pseudocalidococcus azoricus BACA0444, a single genomic region encodes these proteins:
- a CDS encoding glycosyltransferase family 2 protein, producing the protein MNQLPIKVIVLTFNSEDSIAQVLDSCLQLSTDFLVVDSFSTDKTVDIARSYNCEVVQHEFENYSRQRNWAQNYASLDDSQWVLHLDSDEILSDQLAISIQKEFHSKLQNVDGYLFRRLPHFLGQPIKYGHLHPNWHLRLFRSGKGKCEDRLYDQHFIVNGSTKQLSGWLLDLQITSIDRWTATHNRWSSLEAQEIFNRTKRQPKDSTLQAKLWGDSRMQKRWLKNNVWYRLPLLLRPFIFFVYSYFIKLGFLDGRIGLIHSVLQAFWFRFLVDVKILELNKKSRWTNL; encoded by the coding sequence ATGAATCAACTACCAATAAAGGTTATCGTTTTAACATTTAACTCAGAAGATTCTATTGCTCAGGTTCTTGATTCATGTTTGCAATTATCTACTGATTTTCTAGTTGTTGACTCATTCAGCACCGACAAAACAGTTGATATTGCTCGATCTTATAATTGTGAAGTTGTTCAGCACGAGTTTGAAAACTATTCTAGACAGAGAAATTGGGCGCAGAATTATGCAAGTCTCGATGATAGTCAATGGGTTTTACATCTTGATAGTGATGAAATCTTATCAGACCAGCTAGCAATAAGTATTCAAAAAGAGTTTCACTCTAAGCTTCAGAATGTTGACGGTTATTTATTTCGCAGATTACCTCATTTTTTAGGCCAGCCAATTAAATATGGTCATCTACATCCAAACTGGCATTTAAGACTATTCAGATCAGGAAAGGGTAAATGTGAAGATAGACTTTATGATCAGCACTTTATTGTTAATGGCTCAACCAAACAGTTGTCTGGCTGGTTACTGGATTTGCAAATAACTTCTATAGATCGGTGGACGGCAACTCACAATCGTTGGTCTAGCTTAGAAGCTCAAGAAATATTTAACCGCACTAAACGTCAGCCAAAAGATTCTACACTCCAGGCTAAACTCTGGGGAGATTCTAGAATGCAGAAAAGATGGCTGAAAAATAACGTATGGTATCGTTTACCTTTATTACTTCGACCTTTTATATTTTTTGTATATAGTTATTTTATAAAGCTTGGTTTCTTGGATGGTAGGATAGGCTTGATCCACTCTGTTTTGCAGGCATTTTGGTTTCGATTTCTCGTCGATGTCAAAATCTTAGAGTTAAACAAGAAAAGTCGATGGACTAATTTATGA
- a CDS encoding WcaF family extracellular polysaccharide biosynthesis acetyltransferase, translating into MSDTLRSNDPYTQPSFSLRNRLLRFIWNIFYQLLFRFSPRPLHEWRSQLLRLFGAKIGRHCHVYPNAKIWAPWNLIMEDYSGMADDVICYSMATIHLGKRVVISQGTYLCSGSHDYESHNFQLYAKPIYVGDQAWICAQSFICPGVTIGEGAVVGARSVVTKDIPAWMVCAGNPCKPLKVRTIQAH; encoded by the coding sequence ATGAGTGATACGCTTAGAAGTAATGATCCTTATACACAACCGAGCTTTTCACTTAGAAATCGGCTACTTCGATTCATCTGGAATATATTTTACCAGCTATTATTTCGTTTTTCACCGCGACCCTTACACGAATGGAGATCGCAATTACTTCGTCTATTTGGAGCCAAAATTGGTAGGCATTGCCATGTTTATCCCAACGCTAAGATTTGGGCCCCTTGGAACTTAATTATGGAAGACTACTCCGGCATGGCTGATGATGTGATCTGCTACTCAATGGCGACTATCCATCTAGGGAAAAGAGTTGTTATTTCGCAGGGAACTTATTTATGTAGTGGTTCTCATGACTATGAAAGTCACAATTTTCAACTTTATGCTAAGCCAATTTATGTTGGAGACCAGGCCTGGATCTGTGCACAAAGTTTTATTTGTCCAGGTGTTACGATTGGTGAGGGGGCAGTTGTTGGAGCTAGATCTGTTGTTACCAAGGATATCCCGGCCTGGATGGTGTGTGCTGGCAACCCCTGTAAGCCTTTGAAAGTCAGGACTATTCAAGCCCATTAG
- a CDS encoding DUF4351 domain-containing protein, whose protein sequence is MIPSDEISPHTDSDSPWKELIEAFFPEFIEFFLPEAFTEINWSRGYQFLDNELQQITADAELGRRTTDKLIRIWKVDNIEAWVLVHVEVQSTSTPDFAERMFVYRYRIYDRFRKPVASVAILADESLSWRPSEFRQELWGSEDYTRFRSIKLLDYQSQEETLLAATNPFAMAVVAHLRALATKKDRILRKQWKLELVKLLYEKGYETSKIVNLFRFIDWLLSLPQQLTLDFWQELAVYEQEKKMPYITSVERIGIEKGQQQGLQQGLEQGLQQGLKQEAALIIRMLERKVGDLSVEQVAQVQSLPKEQLETLGLALLDFEGISDLRDWLGSLR, encoded by the coding sequence ATGATCCCCTCTGATGAAATATCACCACATACAGATAGTGATTCTCCTTGGAAGGAATTAATTGAAGCCTTCTTCCCCGAATTTATCGAGTTCTTTTTACCAGAAGCATTTACCGAAATTAACTGGAGTCGAGGCTATCAATTTTTAGACAATGAACTCCAACAAATTACAGCCGATGCCGAACTAGGTCGTCGTACTACCGATAAGCTGATTAGAATTTGGAAAGTTGATAATATCGAGGCCTGGGTGTTAGTTCATGTGGAAGTTCAAAGTACATCAACTCCAGATTTTGCCGAGCGGATGTTTGTCTATCGTTACCGAATTTATGACCGTTTTCGGAAACCTGTAGCCAGTGTGGCAATTTTAGCGGATGAATCTTTAAGTTGGCGACCCAGTGAATTTCGGCAAGAGCTATGGGGAAGTGAGGACTATACCCGATTTCGGAGCATTAAACTGTTAGATTATCAATCCCAAGAAGAGACCCTGTTAGCGGCAACTAATCCCTTTGCAATGGCTGTGGTCGCACATTTACGAGCGTTGGCCACGAAAAAAGATCGAATTCTCCGCAAACAATGGAAATTAGAACTGGTGAAGTTACTCTATGAAAAAGGATATGAGACAAGCAAAATTGTGAATCTATTCCGGTTTATTGATTGGTTACTGAGCTTACCCCAACAACTTACGCTAGACTTTTGGCAGGAGTTAGCTGTCTATGAACAGGAGAAAAAAATGCCATACATTACAAGTGTTGAGCGCATTGGGATCGAAAAAGGACAACAGCAAGGATTACAGCAGGGATTAGAACAAGGGTTACAGCAAGGATTGAAACAAGAAGCTGCTTTAATTATCCGAATGTTGGAGCGGAAGGTTGGGGATTTATCTGTGGAACAGGTGGCCCAGGTTCAATCACTACCGAAAGAGCAATTAGAAACCCTTGGCCTGGCACTCTTAGACTTTGAAGGTATTAGCGACCTTAGGGATTGGCTTGGGAGTTTAAGATAG